The bacterium genome has a window encoding:
- a CDS encoding outer membrane protein transport protein: MISILRYFSLRLTYLILPILITALAAPAFASNGLLVVTSGPRSLGIGGAGVAYDPTSNTLVNNPAGLAFVGNQFDLSFTVAFPNTRMGSSAAPAGNPDAVFVNGFDDGILLPTGSASFRLFGDKLVAGVGAFFSAGFNVDFPVSRFNSAITGNRYDRSGRYANLKIVPGASYQVLDNLSIGVGLDINYAFFQTDNATLAPGFPETVGTNRTDSALGIGGRIGVQYKPVKMLSIGAMYVTRQHFQAFDRYPDILDTGLDLPQEVIFGISLQPLSGFRILGDFRWIDWSSGFLGRDLALGGLEWRDQYVFAGGAEYDFAPKFDFPVAVRMGYNYGRSPITPKNAFRNLLIPLTIQHHLTFGLSFDMNKHIGMDAAYVHEFGTVITDDGSGGPTGAGSFVGASANAFSIGLRGRWGGEDK; encoded by the coding sequence ATGATCAGTATACTTCGGTATTTTTCCCTTCGTCTCACTTATCTCATCCTTCCAATTTTAATCACGGCACTGGCCGCTCCGGCTTTTGCCAGCAATGGCCTTTTGGTAGTTACCTCCGGTCCCCGAAGCCTCGGCATCGGCGGCGCCGGCGTTGCCTACGATCCGACGTCCAATACCCTCGTCAACAATCCGGCCGGACTCGCCTTCGTCGGCAATCAATTTGACTTGAGCTTTACGGTCGCGTTTCCCAACACTCGGATGGGAAGCTCAGCGGCCCCGGCCGGCAATCCCGATGCCGTCTTCGTCAACGGTTTCGACGACGGCATTCTCTTGCCCACCGGCAGCGCTTCCTTCCGGTTGTTCGGCGACAAGCTGGTGGCCGGCGTCGGAGCCTTCTTCTCGGCCGGCTTCAACGTCGATTTCCCGGTTTCACGCTTCAACAGCGCGATCACCGGCAATCGATATGACCGGTCCGGACGCTATGCTAATCTAAAAATCGTCCCCGGCGCGTCTTATCAGGTCTTGGATAATCTTTCGATCGGCGTGGGCCTCGACATCAACTACGCCTTCTTTCAAACCGACAACGCCACGTTGGCGCCGGGTTTTCCCGAGACGGTCGGCACCAATCGCACCGACAGCGCCTTGGGAATCGGCGGTCGGATCGGCGTTCAATATAAACCGGTCAAGATGCTGAGCATCGGGGCGATGTATGTCACCCGCCAGCACTTTCAGGCCTTCGATCGCTATCCCGACATCCTCGATACCGGCCTCGACCTTCCGCAAGAGGTCATTTTCGGTATCTCGCTCCAGCCGCTCAGCGGCTTTCGGATCCTCGGTGATTTCCGCTGGATCGATTGGTCCTCGGGCTTCCTGGGCCGGGATTTAGCCTTGGGTGGCTTGGAGTGGCGCGACCAATACGTCTTCGCGGGCGGTGCCGAGTATGACTTCGCTCCGAAATTCGATTTCCCGGTCGCTGTTCGGATGGGCTACAACTACGGCCGTTCGCCGATCACGCCGAAGAACGCCTTCCGGAACTTGCTCATTCCGCTGACGATCCAGCATCACTTGACCTTCGGTCTCAGCTTCGACATGAACAAGCATATCGGTATGGATGCGGCCTACGTCCATGAATTCGGGACAGTCATCACCGACGACGGAAGCGGCGGGCCCACCGGCGCCGGCTCTTTCGTCGGAGCTTCGGCCAACGCCTTTTCCATCGGTCTTCGAGGCCGCTGGGGAGGCGAAGACAAATAG
- a CDS encoding DUF493 domain-containing protein yields MNGSPLIFPCEFPIKVMGLKHSRFVQNVVGVVLRHAPDFDAAQIELRPSDKGKYLSVTCTINATSQDQLNQLYTELKGHPDVAVVL; encoded by the coding sequence ATGAACGGCAGCCCCCTAATTTTCCCTTGTGAGTTTCCGATCAAGGTCATGGGCCTCAAGCATTCGCGATTCGTCCAAAACGTCGTCGGCGTCGTGCTCCGCCATGCACCCGACTTCGACGCCGCCCAGATCGAGTTGAGGCCGAGCGACAAGGGGAAATACCTCAGCGTGACCTGCACGATCAACGCGACCTCCCAAGACCAATTGAACCAGCTTTACACCGAGCTCAAGGGCCACCCCGATGTCGCGGTGGTGCTTTAG
- a CDS encoding NAD(P)H-dependent glycerol-3-phosphate dehydrogenase: MSARAKASAGSGTEALVVGGGSFGTAMATLLTRNRRKVLLWVRREEQAREINKHHTNKSYFPEKMLPANLQATTDLAEAMRRVPILIVAVPTKGFREVARQIGDHLTGDQILIHATKGIEPVTFKRMSEVLREETCALKIGVISGPNLAEELMDGNPAGATVASHYDEAARKAQELFHGSPLRLYAARDVIGTEIGGAFKNIIALMSGAAHGLGFGANTKALIVTRGLSEMARYGVALGAEESTFGGLAGIGDLMATCSSTLSRNFRTGLRYAKGEKLEEILGSSQQVVEGVPATLAVHQQAQQLGLDLPMVRAVYGAFYEGRQIQDLLGGLMERPTGRESS; this comes from the coding sequence ATGAGCGCTCGGGCCAAAGCTTCCGCCGGATCCGGCACCGAGGCCTTGGTGGTGGGCGGCGGCAGCTTCGGCACCGCCATGGCGACCTTGCTGACCCGCAATCGCCGCAAGGTCCTGCTTTGGGTCCGGCGCGAGGAGCAAGCCCGCGAGATCAACAAGCACCACACCAACAAGAGCTACTTCCCGGAGAAGATGCTGCCGGCCAACCTGCAGGCGACGACCGACTTGGCCGAAGCCATGCGCCGCGTTCCGATCCTCATCGTCGCCGTTCCGACCAAAGGCTTCCGCGAAGTGGCCCGGCAAATCGGCGATCATTTGACCGGCGATCAAATCCTGATCCACGCCACCAAAGGCATCGAGCCGGTAACCTTCAAGCGAATGTCCGAGGTTTTGCGCGAGGAAACCTGCGCTCTCAAGATCGGGGTGATTTCGGGGCCCAACTTGGCCGAGGAGCTGATGGACGGGAATCCGGCCGGCGCGACCGTCGCTTCGCACTACGACGAGGCGGCCCGCAAGGCCCAGGAGCTGTTCCACGGCAGCCCGCTGCGACTTTACGCCGCCCGCGACGTCATCGGCACCGAGATCGGCGGCGCTTTCAAGAACATCATCGCCCTGATGTCGGGCGCCGCCCACGGGCTCGGCTTTGGCGCCAACACCAAGGCCTTGATCGTCACTCGGGGCTTGTCGGAGATGGCGCGTTATGGCGTGGCGCTGGGGGCCGAAGAGTCGACTTTCGGAGGCTTGGCCGGGATCGGCGACTTGATGGCTACCTGCAGCTCGACCTTGAGCCGCAACTTCCGAACCGGGCTGCGTTACGCCAAGGGCGAGAAATTGGAAGAGATCCTCGGCTCCTCTCAGCAAGTGGTGGAAGGAGTCCCGGCGACTCTTGCGGTCCATCAGCAAGCTCAACAACTGGGTTTGGACCTGCCGATGGTGCGGGCGGTCTACGGCGCCTTCTACGAAGGTCGGCAAATTCAGGACTTGCTCGGAGGATTGATGGAGCGGCCGACCGGCCGGGAGAGCTCATGA